A genomic window from Streptomyces brevispora includes:
- the hrpB gene encoding ATP-dependent helicase HrpB, translated as MIRTDALDQLPVRTAVPALRRALDDRGVAVLCAPPGTGKTTLVPLVLAGLTGEGPPRRVVVAEPRRIAARAAARRMAWLLGERTGERVGFTVRGERVVGPDTVVEVVTTGVLLQRLQRDQELSGIDVVIIDECHERHLDADTVAAFLLDVRAAIRPDLRLVAASATTDAQGWARLLGDAPVVEAQGVSYPVEVVWAPPVRPVKPPHGMRVDPALLTHVASVVRRALAERDGDVLCFLPGVGEIGRVAGQLSGVAAQVLQVHGRAPAAVQDAVLAGSSEERRVVLATSVAESSLTVPGVRTVVDSGLAREPRTDHARGLSALTTVRASQAAGRQRAGRAGREAPGAVYRCWEQAEDGRLARFPSPEIKVADLAAFALQAACWGDPEASGLALLDAPPAGAMAAAHEVLAAVGAVGPDGRVTERGVRMSRLGLHPRLARALLDGAAAVGGRRAAEVVALLSEEPPREYGDDLAAALRTARQGKDSYAARWRQEVRRLSSSSKGAGGGASGPDDAAVGLVAALAFPERVARARGEGAFLMASGTGAELRDGSRLRSAAWLAVAVADRPAHAASARVRLAAVIDEDTARLAAGHLRFAGEEVRWDGQDVVARRVERLGAIELSARPLKQPEPALVREALVEGLRREGLGLLRWTRDTGQLRERLAFLHRELGAPWPDVSDEALLDRTEQWLEPELSRARRRSALAGIDAGQALRRLLPWATGEAARLDELAPERIEVPSGSRIRVEYGGAQPVLAVKLQELFGLQETPRVAGVPVLVHLLSPAGRPAAVTADLASFWREGYRAVRAELRGRYPKHPWPEDPTTVEATRFTKARLRRE; from the coding sequence GTGATCCGCACCGACGCCCTGGACCAGCTGCCCGTCCGCACCGCCGTGCCCGCACTGCGGCGGGCCCTCGACGACCGCGGGGTCGCGGTGCTGTGCGCGCCGCCCGGCACCGGCAAGACCACCCTCGTGCCCCTGGTCCTGGCCGGGCTGACCGGCGAAGGGCCGCCGCGCCGGGTCGTGGTCGCCGAACCCCGGCGGATCGCGGCCCGTGCGGCGGCGCGGCGGATGGCCTGGCTGCTGGGCGAGCGGACCGGCGAACGGGTCGGGTTCACCGTGCGCGGGGAGCGGGTGGTGGGGCCGGACACCGTGGTGGAGGTGGTCACCACCGGGGTGCTGCTCCAGCGGCTCCAGCGTGACCAGGAGCTCTCCGGGATCGATGTGGTGATCATCGACGAGTGCCATGAGCGTCATCTGGACGCGGACACGGTGGCCGCGTTCCTCTTGGACGTACGGGCGGCGATCCGGCCCGATCTGCGGCTGGTCGCCGCGTCGGCGACGACGGACGCGCAGGGCTGGGCGCGGCTGCTCGGCGACGCGCCGGTGGTCGAGGCGCAGGGCGTCTCGTACCCGGTGGAGGTGGTGTGGGCGCCGCCGGTCCGGCCGGTGAAACCGCCGCACGGGATGAGGGTCGATCCGGCGTTGCTGACCCATGTCGCCTCGGTGGTGCGGCGGGCGCTGGCCGAGCGGGACGGCGACGTGCTGTGCTTCCTGCCCGGGGTCGGCGAGATCGGCCGGGTGGCGGGGCAGCTGTCGGGGGTCGCGGCCCAGGTGCTCCAGGTGCACGGGCGGGCCCCGGCGGCGGTGCAGGACGCGGTGCTGGCCGGTTCGTCCGAGGAGCGGCGGGTGGTGCTGGCGACCTCGGTGGCGGAGTCGTCGCTGACCGTGCCGGGGGTGCGGACCGTCGTCGACTCGGGGCTGGCCAGGGAACCGCGCACCGATCACGCCCGCGGCCTGAGCGCGCTGACGACGGTACGGGCCTCGCAGGCGGCGGGCCGCCAGCGGGCGGGCCGGGCCGGCCGCGAGGCGCCCGGGGCGGTCTACCGCTGCTGGGAGCAGGCCGAGGACGGGCGGCTCGCCCGGTTCCCCTCCCCGGAGATCAAGGTGGCCGACCTGGCCGCGTTCGCCCTCCAGGCGGCGTGCTGGGGCGATCCGGAAGCGTCGGGGCTGGCGCTGCTGGACGCGCCCCCGGCCGGTGCGATGGCCGCGGCCCACGAGGTGCTGGCGGCGGTCGGCGCCGTCGGCCCGGACGGGCGGGTGACCGAGCGGGGCGTACGGATGTCCCGGCTGGGACTGCATCCGCGGCTGGCCAGGGCGCTGCTGGACGGGGCGGCCGCGGTCGGCGGGCGCCGGGCCGCGGAGGTGGTGGCGCTGCTGAGCGAGGAACCGCCCCGGGAGTACGGGGACGACCTGGCGGCCGCGTTGCGCACCGCGCGCCAGGGCAAGGACTCCTACGCGGCCCGCTGGCGCCAGGAGGTGCGGCGGCTGTCCTCCTCGTCCAAGGGCGCCGGGGGCGGCGCATCCGGCCCGGACGACGCCGCCGTCGGCCTGGTGGCGGCCCTGGCCTTCCCGGAGCGGGTGGCGCGGGCCCGGGGCGAGGGCGCGTTCCTGATGGCGTCCGGCACGGGCGCGGAGCTGCGGGACGGCTCACGGCTGCGCAGTGCGGCATGGCTCGCGGTCGCGGTCGCGGACCGTCCGGCGCACGCCGCGTCGGCGCGGGTCCGGCTCGCCGCGGTGATCGACGAGGACACGGCGCGGCTGGCCGCCGGGCATCTGCGCTTCGCGGGCGAGGAGGTCCGCTGGGACGGCCAGGACGTGGTGGCCCGCCGGGTGGAACGCCTCGGCGCCATCGAGCTGTCGGCGCGTCCGCTGAAGCAGCCGGAGCCCGCCCTCGTCCGCGAGGCCCTGGTGGAGGGCCTGCGACGGGAGGGGCTTGGCCTGCTGCGCTGGACCCGGGACACCGGACAGCTGCGGGAGCGGCTGGCCTTCCTGCACCGGGAGCTGGGCGCGCCCTGGCCGGATGTGTCGGACGAGGCGCTGCTGGACCGTACCGAACAGTGGCTGGAGCCCGAGCTGTCGCGGGCCCGGCGCCGCTCCGCGCTCGCCGGGATCGACGCCGGGCAGGCGCTGCGCCGGCTCCTGCCGTGGGCGACCGGCGAGGCGGCCCGGCTGGACGAGCTGGCCCCGGAGCGGATCGAGGTACCGAGCGGTTCACGGATCAGGGTGGAGTACGGCGGGGCGCAGCCCGTGCTCGCGGTGAAGCTCCAGGAGCTGTTCGGTCTCCAGGAGACCCCGCGGGTGGCCGGGGTGCCGGTCCTGGTCCATCTGCTGTCCCCCGCCGGCCGCCCGGCGGCGGTGACGGCGGATCTGGCGTCGTTCTGGCGGGAGGGCTACCGGGCGGTGCGCGCGGAGCTGCGCGGCCGCTATCCGAAGCATCCGTGGCCCGAGGACCCGACGACGGTGGAGGCCACCCGGTTCACGAAGGCCCGGCTCAGGCGGGAGTAG
- a CDS encoding DUF3068 domain-containing protein: protein MRRRASLVLLALAVFFAALSPLLRWYAFPRLAKIPPNQYQETVLEAKPATLLDYSTLTAKKVDKVTIVQTLKGDVEESERIERSAGRDVVVWNTLSYVQGPDGKMVSKIPERYIFDAHSQAPVHATGEMVDGDPVSREGIEYKWPFLTEKRDYEYFDAQTRTSSPIHYKGTQTFRGLKVYYFEQTIPWTKVPMPKTMPIKGITPEAIAKTGMTRWYTTKRMFWVDPVTGAPVNGEEIHKEEMRNAKAMGMPQDTVTVFAGDVRMREDYITSIVDQVTSQRVLVLLLTSYLPWGFLVLGAVLVALSLWLEARSRRPGTPRPHTAPEPAPDPEPTPA, encoded by the coding sequence ATGCGCCGCCGAGCCAGCCTCGTACTCCTGGCCCTCGCCGTCTTCTTCGCCGCGCTGTCACCGCTGCTGCGCTGGTACGCCTTCCCGCGGCTGGCGAAGATCCCGCCGAACCAGTACCAGGAGACGGTGCTGGAGGCGAAGCCCGCGACCCTGCTCGACTACAGCACCCTCACGGCCAAGAAGGTCGACAAGGTCACCATCGTGCAGACCCTCAAGGGCGATGTGGAGGAGTCGGAGAGGATCGAACGCAGCGCCGGCCGCGACGTCGTCGTCTGGAACACGCTCTCCTACGTCCAGGGCCCCGACGGCAAGATGGTCTCCAAGATCCCCGAGCGCTACATATTCGACGCGCACAGCCAGGCCCCCGTCCACGCCACCGGTGAAATGGTCGACGGCGACCCGGTCAGCCGCGAGGGCATCGAGTACAAGTGGCCCTTTCTCACCGAGAAGCGCGACTACGAGTACTTCGACGCCCAGACCCGCACCAGCTCGCCCATCCACTACAAGGGCACCCAGACCTTCCGCGGCCTGAAGGTCTACTACTTCGAGCAGACCATCCCGTGGACCAAGGTCCCCATGCCGAAGACGATGCCCATCAAGGGCATCACCCCGGAGGCGATCGCCAAGACCGGCATGACCCGCTGGTACACCACGAAGCGGATGTTCTGGGTCGACCCCGTCACCGGGGCGCCGGTCAACGGCGAGGAGATCCACAAGGAGGAGATGCGGAACGCGAAGGCCATGGGCATGCCCCAGGACACCGTCACCGTGTTCGCCGGGGACGTGAGGATGCGCGAGGACTACATCACCTCGATCGTCGACCAGGTCACGTCGCAGCGGGTGCTGGTCCTGCTGCTGACCTCGTACCTGCCCTGGGGCTTCCTCGTCCTGGGCGCCGTGCTCGTGGCCCTCTCGCTGTGGCTGGAGGCCCGCTCCCGGCGACCGGGCACCCCGAGGCCGCACACCGCACCGGAACCCGCGCCCGACCCGGAACCTACTCCCGCCTGA
- a CDS encoding SPW_0924 family protein, translated as MRALVAAAIGLAAALALVLTISAVGAPPGETSPKPLLTTVPGPKN; from the coding sequence ATGCGTGCCCTGGTCGCCGCCGCCATCGGACTGGCCGCCGCCCTTGCCCTCGTGCTCACTATCAGTGCGGTGGGCGCACCACCCGGCGAGACCTCGCCCAAACCCCTGCTGACCACCGTCCCGGGCCCCAAGAACTAG
- a CDS encoding lytic murein transglycosylase, with translation MAAQFGRRLRRGATTTAVAAAAVAALSASQAPGSPLVASEDDQPAAGATPSDDNAASGNSPYFTDLPPLNTPNKPGASVNLPVTGSAESGIPASILAAYKKTQQTVAGTDPACRLPWQLLAAIGKVESGQARGGRVDAQGTTLSPILGPALNGQGFALIKDTDNGAYDGDSTHDRAVGPMQFIPSTWETWGQDGNGDGRKDPNNIYDAALAAGRYLCAGSRDLSLAGDRDRAVLSYNHSNEYLRTVRSWFEYYKRGTHEVPDGTGILPVDLGAGRDRGTGSGRPATTTSPSASPSPSPSPHGSTTPKPPSKPSPSPTNPDGPAGKPSYPPPTPEPTPSQTLAGVKDAGTGELTATAGDAFTERIKVRARNGFGGPLAKVSVTFTVTGDTDAAFDGGKRTVTLATGADGTVTAPVLNAGEKTGEFTVRATATGTSLPAVGYTATVTARQADAIDRTGTTKPTAAPGATFADVEVKATYKGAVAHGVAVTATMITDDEKPVENDKGPYFEDGDGHPVRTLTDLSTDADGKLVLPEIHAGDTAGTYKLRLTTEGGATVVIELTVEAAA, from the coding sequence ATGGCAGCGCAATTCGGTCGCCGACTGCGCAGAGGGGCGACCACCACTGCTGTGGCCGCCGCCGCTGTGGCGGCACTCTCCGCCTCGCAGGCCCCCGGTTCGCCCCTGGTCGCGTCCGAGGACGACCAGCCGGCCGCGGGTGCGACACCGTCCGACGACAACGCGGCCTCCGGCAACTCGCCCTACTTCACGGACCTGCCGCCGCTGAACACGCCCAACAAGCCCGGCGCCTCCGTCAATCTGCCGGTGACGGGCAGTGCGGAATCCGGCATACCGGCGTCGATCCTGGCGGCGTACAAGAAGACCCAGCAGACCGTCGCGGGTACGGACCCCGCCTGCCGGCTGCCGTGGCAGCTCCTCGCCGCGATCGGCAAGGTCGAGTCCGGCCAGGCCCGCGGAGGCCGCGTCGACGCGCAGGGCACCACGCTCTCCCCGATCCTCGGCCCGGCCCTGAACGGTCAGGGTTTCGCCCTGATCAAGGACACCGACAACGGCGCCTACGACGGGGACTCGACGCACGACCGCGCGGTCGGCCCGATGCAGTTCATCCCGTCCACCTGGGAGACCTGGGGCCAGGACGGCAACGGCGACGGCCGCAAGGACCCCAACAACATCTACGACGCGGCGCTGGCCGCCGGACGCTACCTCTGCGCCGGCTCCCGCGACCTGTCGCTCGCCGGTGACCGGGACCGGGCGGTCCTGAGCTACAACCACTCGAACGAGTATCTGCGTACCGTCCGTTCCTGGTTCGAGTACTACAAGCGCGGTACCCACGAGGTCCCGGACGGTACGGGCATCCTCCCGGTCGACCTCGGCGCCGGCAGGGACCGGGGCACGGGCTCCGGCCGCCCCGCCACCACGACGTCACCGTCGGCCTCGCCGTCACCCTCGCCCTCGCCGCACGGTTCGACGACCCCGAAGCCTCCTTCGAAGCCGAGCCCTTCCCCGACGAACCCGGACGGCCCGGCCGGCAAGCCGTCCTACCCGCCGCCCACTCCTGAGCCCACGCCGTCCCAGACCCTCGCCGGGGTGAAGGACGCGGGCACCGGCGAGCTGACCGCCACGGCGGGCGACGCCTTCACCGAGCGGATCAAGGTGCGGGCGCGGAACGGCTTCGGCGGCCCGCTTGCCAAGGTGTCCGTGACGTTCACCGTCACCGGTGACACGGACGCCGCGTTCGACGGCGGGAAGCGCACCGTCACCCTCGCCACCGGCGCCGACGGCACGGTCACCGCACCGGTGCTGAACGCGGGCGAGAAGACGGGCGAGTTCACCGTGCGCGCGACGGCCACCGGCACCTCGCTGCCCGCCGTCGGCTACACCGCCACGGTCACCGCCCGCCAGGCCGACGCGATCGACAGGACCGGCACCACGAAGCCGACCGCCGCGCCCGGCGCCACCTTCGCCGACGTCGAGGTCAAGGCCACGTACAAGGGCGCGGTCGCCCACGGCGTCGCCGTCACCGCGACCATGATCACCGACGACGAGAAGCCGGTTGAGAACGACAAGGGCCCGTACTTCGAGGACGGGGACGGCCACCCGGTCCGCACCCTCACGGACCTGAGCACCGACGCCGACGGCAAGCTCGTCCTGCCGGAGATCCACGCCGGCGACACCGCGGGCACGTACAAGCTGCGCCTCACCACCGAGGGTGGCGCCACCGTCGTCATCGAGCTCACGGTCGAGGCAGCCGCCTGA
- a CDS encoding DUF4184 family protein — MPFTLSHAAAVLPGLHRDGTGRGPLVASALVAGSFAPDITYYADTAIPGAMEFGQVTHSVWGVFTVDVLITAATVALWLLLREPLVALLPRNRQGRVYAYVRGARRAPGRGRWGVRDGAWFMASAVIGAGTHVVWDAFTHHDRWGVRLVPVLDRTIDGFPVFQLVQYGSSALALTVLAWFTVSGLRRTGQQPAPVSVPVLDRRARWYAGGAIGLCVLLGTVHRCARWYAYFGHIDTPLDIIPTACFGAGAGLAVGLVLYGVWMRLPRNNTGAGTGTGTPSLLAAGRARDAGPSGD, encoded by the coding sequence ATGCCGTTCACGCTCAGTCATGCCGCAGCCGTGCTCCCTGGACTCCACCGCGACGGAACGGGGCGCGGGCCACTGGTCGCCTCGGCGCTCGTGGCCGGTTCGTTCGCCCCCGACATCACGTACTACGCGGACACGGCCATTCCGGGTGCCATGGAGTTCGGGCAGGTCACGCACTCCGTGTGGGGCGTGTTCACGGTGGATGTACTCATCACCGCGGCGACGGTCGCGCTGTGGCTGCTGCTGCGCGAACCACTGGTGGCGCTGCTGCCGCGCAACCGCCAGGGCCGGGTGTACGCATATGTGCGGGGAGCCCGGCGGGCACCGGGGCGGGGACGGTGGGGCGTCCGGGACGGTGCGTGGTTCATGGCGTCGGCGGTCATCGGGGCCGGTACACATGTTGTCTGGGACGCGTTCACCCACCACGACCGGTGGGGGGTGCGGCTGGTGCCGGTGCTCGACCGGACCATTGACGGATTCCCGGTGTTCCAGCTGGTGCAGTACGGCAGTTCGGCACTCGCGCTGACGGTGCTCGCCTGGTTCACCGTGTCCGGGCTGCGGCGCACCGGGCAGCAGCCCGCACCGGTTTCCGTTCCGGTGCTGGACCGCCGGGCGCGGTGGTACGCGGGCGGCGCCATCGGCCTGTGCGTACTGCTGGGCACCGTTCACCGGTGCGCGCGCTGGTACGCGTACTTCGGACACATCGACACACCGCTCGACATCATCCCGACCGCCTGCTTCGGCGCGGGCGCCGGACTGGCGGTGGGACTGGTGCTGTACGGGGTGTGGATGCGGCTCCCGCGGAACAACACCGGTGCCGGCACCGGCACCGGCACACCATCGCTCCTCGCCGCCGGACGGGCCCGGGACGCGGGCCCGTCCGGCGACTGA
- the polA gene encoding DNA polymerase I translates to MAETASKKTADNRPRLLLMDGHSLAYRAFFALPAENFTTGAGQPTNAVYGFASMLANTLRDEAPTHFAVAFDVSRKTWRSEEFPEYKANRSKTPDEFKGQVELIGELLDAMHADRFAVDGFEADDVIATLATQAEAAGFEVLIVTGDRDSFQLITDNVTVLYPTKGVSELTRFTPAKVEEKYGLTPQQYPDFAALRGDPSDNLPGIPGVGEKTAAKWINQFGSFDELVARAEEVKGKAGQNFRDHLDAVRLNRRLTEMVRDVALPKTPVDLERAPYDRTAVTGVLDVLEIRNPSLRERLLAVDPGAAEEEAPAPAAGIELDGSVLGAGEVAPWLAEHGGQPLGVATVDTWALGSGTVTEIALAAAGGAAAWFDPVQLDEADEQAFAAWIADAGRPKVMHNAKSAMRVFPEHGWRIEGVSMDTALAAYLVKPGRRSFALDALAVEYLGRELAPAAASDGQLAFGADDQAEADALMTQARAVLDLGDAFTTRLGEVGAVALLHDMELPTSILLARLERHGIAADRAHLDGMEQQFAGAVQQAVKEAHASVGREFNLGSPKQLQEVLFGELGLPKTKKTKTGFTTDADALAWLAGQTEHELPVIMLRHREQAKLRVTVEGLVKTIAADGRIHTTFNQTVAATGRLSSTDPNLQNIPVRTDEGRAIRRGFVVGDGFESLMTADYSQIELRVMAHLSEDAGLIEAFTSGEDLHTTVASQVFGVEKSAVDPEMRRKIKAMSYGLAYGLSAFGLSQQLNIEAGEARGLMDTYFERFGGVRDYLHRVVEEARATGYTETVFGRRRYLPDLNSDNRQRRETAERMALNAPIQGTAADIVKVAMLQVDRALTEAKLESRMLLQVHDEIVLEIAAGEREQVEQILRHEMSTAVRLRAPLDVSVGVGRDWESAAH, encoded by the coding sequence GTGGCTGAGACGGCATCGAAGAAGACGGCAGACAACCGACCGCGCCTGCTCCTGATGGACGGGCACTCCCTGGCGTACCGGGCGTTCTTTGCGCTGCCTGCGGAGAATTTCACGACCGGCGCGGGGCAGCCGACGAACGCGGTGTACGGCTTCGCGTCGATGCTGGCGAACACGCTGCGTGATGAGGCGCCGACGCATTTCGCGGTGGCGTTCGACGTGTCCCGCAAGACGTGGCGCTCGGAGGAGTTCCCGGAGTACAAGGCGAACCGGTCGAAGACCCCGGACGAGTTCAAGGGGCAGGTCGAGCTGATCGGGGAGCTGCTCGACGCGATGCACGCCGACCGTTTCGCGGTCGACGGTTTCGAGGCGGACGATGTCATCGCCACGCTGGCCACGCAGGCCGAGGCGGCCGGTTTCGAGGTGCTGATCGTCACCGGTGACCGTGACTCGTTCCAGCTGATCACGGACAACGTCACGGTGCTGTACCCGACCAAGGGGGTTTCGGAGCTGACGCGCTTCACCCCGGCGAAGGTCGAGGAGAAGTACGGGCTCACCCCGCAGCAGTACCCGGACTTCGCGGCGCTGCGCGGTGACCCGTCGGACAACCTTCCGGGCATTCCCGGGGTGGGGGAGAAGACGGCCGCGAAGTGGATCAACCAGTTCGGTTCGTTCGACGAGCTGGTGGCGCGGGCCGAGGAGGTCAAGGGCAAGGCCGGGCAGAATTTCCGCGACCATCTGGACGCGGTGCGGCTGAACCGGCGGCTGACCGAGATGGTCCGCGACGTCGCGCTGCCGAAGACCCCCGTTGATCTGGAGCGTGCCCCCTACGACCGCACCGCGGTCACCGGTGTGCTGGATGTCCTGGAGATCCGTAACCCGAGCCTGCGCGAGCGGCTGCTGGCCGTGGACCCGGGCGCGGCCGAGGAGGAGGCGCCGGCGCCCGCCGCGGGTATCGAGCTGGACGGTTCGGTGCTGGGCGCGGGCGAGGTCGCCCCGTGGCTGGCCGAGCACGGCGGGCAGCCGCTGGGCGTCGCCACGGTCGACACATGGGCGCTCGGCAGCGGCACGGTCACCGAGATCGCGCTCGCCGCGGCCGGTGGGGCCGCGGCCTGGTTCGACCCCGTGCAGCTCGACGAGGCCGACGAGCAGGCGTTCGCGGCCTGGATCGCGGATGCCGGGCGGCCGAAGGTCATGCACAACGCGAAGAGCGCCATGCGGGTCTTCCCGGAGCACGGCTGGCGCATCGAGGGCGTCTCGATGGACACCGCGCTCGCCGCCTACCTGGTCAAGCCCGGCCGGCGTTCCTTCGCGCTGGACGCGCTGGCCGTGGAGTACCTGGGGCGGGAACTGGCCCCGGCGGCCGCTTCCGACGGGCAGCTGGCCTTCGGTGCGGACGATCAGGCGGAGGCCGACGCGCTGATGACCCAGGCCCGCGCGGTCCTGGATCTCGGTGACGCGTTCACGACGCGGCTGGGGGAGGTCGGCGCCGTCGCGCTGCTGCACGACATGGAGCTGCCGACGTCCATCCTGCTGGCCCGCCTGGAGCGGCACGGCATCGCGGCGGACCGGGCCCATCTGGACGGTATGGAGCAGCAGTTCGCGGGCGCCGTGCAGCAGGCGGTCAAGGAGGCGCACGCGTCGGTGGGCCGGGAGTTCAACCTCGGTTCGCCCAAGCAGCTCCAGGAAGTGCTGTTCGGTGAGCTGGGCCTGCCCAAGACGAAGAAGACGAAGACCGGTTTCACCACGGATGCCGACGCGCTGGCCTGGCTGGCCGGACAGACCGAGCACGAGCTGCCCGTCATCATGCTGCGCCACCGCGAGCAGGCGAAGCTCCGGGTGACGGTCGAGGGCCTGGTCAAGACGATCGCGGCGGACGGCCGTATCCACACCACGTTCAACCAGACGGTGGCCGCGACCGGCCGGCTCTCCTCCACCGACCCCAATCTGCAGAACATCCCCGTCCGTACGGACGAGGGCCGGGCGATCCGCCGCGGCTTCGTCGTCGGCGACGGCTTCGAGTCGCTGATGACGGCGGACTACAGCCAGATCGAGCTGCGTGTGATGGCCCACCTCTCCGAGGACGCGGGCCTGATCGAGGCGTTCACCTCCGGCGAGGACCTGCACACCACGGTCGCCTCACAGGTCTTCGGCGTCGAGAAGTCGGCGGTCGACCCGGAGATGCGGCGCAAGATCAAGGCCATGAGCTACGGGCTGGCCTACGGTCTGTCCGCCTTCGGTCTCTCCCAGCAGCTGAACATCGAGGCGGGCGAGGCCCGCGGCCTGATGGACACCTACTTCGAGCGGTTCGGCGGAGTCCGTGACTATCTGCACCGGGTGGTGGAGGAGGCCCGTGCCACCGGCTACACGGAGACGGTCTTCGGCCGCCGCCGCTACCTGCCGGACCTGAACAGCGACAACCGCCAGCGCCGGGAGACGGCCGAGCGGATGGCGCTCAACGCACCGATCCAGGGCACGGCGGCGGACATCGTCAAGGTCGCGATGCTCCAGGTCGACCGTGCGCTCACCGAGGCGAAGCTGGAGTCGCGGATGCTGCTCCAGGTGCATGACGAAATCGTGCTGGAGATCGCCGCGGGTGAGCGCGAGCAGGTGGAGCAGATCCTGCGGCACGAGATGTCGACGGCGGTGCGGCTGCGGGCCCCGCTGGATGTGTCGGTCGGTGTGGGCAGGGACTGGGAGTCCGCCGCGCACTGA